In Saccharothrix violaceirubra, the following are encoded in one genomic region:
- a CDS encoding nSTAND1 domain-containing NTPase has protein sequence MESRVRLHCAVGVVRRESTFFRAAPEQHASLSERRTLGHATIRSAARARRFIPGGVRRGPAATSKRAGGTPYRGLSAYEADDAEWFFGRERLLDELVEKVENRRFVAVFGPSGTGKSSLLRAGLIPKSTAGGTNRVLLVTSGADPIRECAIHLSVPLGTTAGAVKAELDADPTNLDLLLRQSLVGAAANAEILVVVDQFEELFTQCGDRAARTRFLSALTGATEAPGSRCRVVLGVRADFYSHCLLEPGLAGMTTDAQVAMRSMTAEELRRVIVHPARHARCVIENALLTTLVAEAHGGIGTLPLLSHALLETWRRRQGNTLTLAAFHRAGGIDGALAATAEAVYATMTPRQQQLTRSLLPRLVVLGDATEDTERRTRRSELDDDEDTTAVLSILAEARLPVLPADSVEITHEALLDAWPRLRDWLDEDHDGQRLLRGLTESAAIWADHGEDPDTLLGGTRLEVAREWARDRHDLSSAESRYLAAGIAADKRDRQSKRRRRRSLRALLALVSILAVTAAGTAFHADTVRKASARERDIAAALGVADEITASIVDDPPLAAARGLDAYRLSPSPTTGDLLLAAAGTASGARLADGECGCMITMAPRRDLVATTHRRTGLTTLSLLSGQGTTDTASFTGGVGSGVFSPDGRTLVTHDAEARAHLWDVTDPSRPVRRATLDGRFGNSVFAADSTTLFTQGSGCRPSREPSSSGMRRRNRTGRPEAPGGCGTSANHPGHGTWPNCPPGGRS, from the coding sequence ATGGAATCGCGGGTTCGACTCCACTGCGCCGTTGGAGTGGTCCGCCGCGAATCGACGTTCTTCCGCGCCGCTCCTGAACAGCATGCGTCGTTGTCGGAAAGGAGAACACTCGGACATGCCACGATCCGAAGCGCCGCTCGAGCCCGACGGTTCATCCCTGGTGGAGTTCGCCGCGGACCTGCGGCGACTTCGAAACGTGCGGGCGGCACGCCCTACCGGGGACTGTCGGCGTACGAGGCGGACGACGCGGAATGGTTCTTCGGCCGTGAGCGGCTGCTGGACGAATTGGTCGAGAAGGTGGAGAACCGGCGGTTCGTGGCGGTCTTCGGACCGTCCGGGACCGGCAAGTCCTCCCTGCTGCGCGCGGGCCTGATACCGAAGTCGACGGCCGGCGGTACGAACCGGGTCCTGCTGGTCACCTCCGGCGCTGATCCGATCCGGGAGTGCGCGATCCACCTGTCCGTGCCTCTAGGCACCACGGCCGGCGCGGTCAAGGCCGAACTGGACGCCGATCCGACGAACCTCGACCTCCTGCTGCGGCAGTCCTTGGTCGGCGCCGCCGCGAACGCCGAGATCCTGGTGGTGGTCGACCAGTTCGAGGAGTTGTTCACCCAGTGCGGCGACCGGGCGGCTCGGACCCGGTTCCTCTCGGCGCTGACCGGGGCGACCGAGGCCCCGGGCAGCCGCTGTCGGGTCGTGCTCGGTGTCCGCGCCGACTTCTACAGCCACTGCCTGCTCGAACCCGGGCTCGCGGGCATGACGACCGACGCGCAGGTCGCCATGCGTTCGATGACCGCGGAGGAACTGCGGCGGGTGATCGTGCATCCCGCACGACACGCCCGATGCGTCATCGAGAACGCCCTGCTGACCACCTTGGTCGCCGAGGCCCACGGCGGCATCGGGACGCTGCCGCTGTTGTCCCACGCCCTCCTCGAAACCTGGCGGCGACGACAGGGCAACACCCTCACCCTGGCCGCATTCCATCGCGCGGGTGGCATCGACGGCGCCTTGGCCGCCACCGCGGAAGCCGTGTACGCCACCATGACGCCTCGACAGCAACAGCTCACCCGGAGTCTGTTGCCACGTCTGGTCGTCCTGGGCGACGCCACCGAGGACACCGAACGCCGCACTCGCCGAAGCGAACTGGACGACGACGAGGACACCACCGCCGTGCTGTCCATCCTCGCCGAAGCACGGTTGCCGGTACTGCCCGCCGACAGCGTGGAGATCACCCACGAGGCCCTGCTCGACGCCTGGCCGAGGTTGCGGGACTGGCTTGACGAGGACCACGACGGACAACGCCTGCTCCGCGGCCTCACCGAATCCGCCGCCATCTGGGCGGACCACGGGGAGGACCCCGATACCCTGCTGGGTGGAACCCGTCTGGAAGTCGCCCGGGAATGGGCTCGTGACCGCCACGACCTCAGTTCCGCCGAAAGCCGGTACCTCGCGGCCGGCATCGCCGCCGACAAGCGCGACCGGCAGTCGAAACGACGGCGTCGCCGATCGCTGCGCGCGCTTCTGGCGCTGGTCTCGATCCTGGCGGTGACGGCGGCCGGCACGGCGTTCCACGCCGACACCGTGCGGAAGGCGTCGGCACGGGAACGCGACATCGCCGCCGCACTCGGCGTGGCCGACGAGATCACCGCGTCGATCGTCGACGATCCCCCGCTCGCCGCCGCACGCGGCCTCGACGCCTACCGGCTCTCCCCGTCGCCGACGACCGGTGACCTGCTCCTCGCGGCGGCCGGGACGGCGAGCGGGGCACGCCTGGCCGATGGCGAGTGCGGTTGCATGATCACCATGGCACCGCGGCGCGACCTCGTCGCCACCACCCACCGGCGCACCGGACTCACGACCCTGTCCCTGCTCTCCGGGCAAGGCACGACCGACACCGCTTCCTTCACCGGAGGTGTCGGCAGCGGTGTCTTCAGCCCGGACGGCCGCACGCTCGTCACCCACGACGCCGAGGCGAGAGCCCACCTGTGGGACGTCACCGACCCGAGCCGACCGGTTCGCCGGGCGACCCTCGACGGCCGTTTCGGAAACTCCGTGTTCGCGGCCGACAGTACGACGCTGTTCACCCAGGGCTCAGGCTGTCGACCGAGCCGGGAGCCGTCCTCGTCCGGGATGCGGCGAAGGAACCGTACTGGACGGCCGGAGGCCCCTGGCGGCTGTGGGACCTCGGCGAACCATCCCGGTCACGGCACCTGGCCGAACTGCCCTCCAGGGGGTCGTTCCTGA
- the gap gene encoding type I glyceraldehyde-3-phosphate dehydrogenase, with amino-acid sequence MAVRVGINGFGRIGRDVLRCAVDRGADTIEVVAVNDIATPESLAHLLAYDSTYGPWTHEVDFGPDHLAVDGREIRVDAHADPADLDWGAHGVDIVIEASGRFRTRETAGAHLSRGARKVLITAPGKDVDATIVLGVNEDTYDPATHHVVSNASCTTNCVAPMASVLHEAFGIREGLMTTIHAYTNDQSILDRPHKDPRRARSAAVNMIPTSTGAAKAVGLVIPALAGRLDGSAVRVPVEDGSLTDLTVVLEHPATAAEVNRAFAEAADGRLKDVLVYSTAPLVSRDIIGNPASCVFDSQLTKSTGGTVKVFGWYDNEWGYANRTLDLCDLVAASLP; translated from the coding sequence ATGGCGGTCCGAGTGGGGATCAACGGATTCGGCCGGATCGGTCGCGACGTCCTGCGGTGCGCGGTGGATCGCGGCGCCGACACGATCGAAGTGGTGGCGGTCAACGACATCGCCACCCCGGAGTCGCTGGCGCACCTGCTGGCCTACGACTCGACGTACGGCCCGTGGACGCACGAGGTCGACTTCGGCCCCGACCACCTGGCGGTCGACGGGCGCGAGATCCGGGTCGACGCCCACGCCGACCCGGCGGACCTCGACTGGGGCGCGCATGGCGTCGACATCGTCATCGAGGCGTCAGGCCGGTTCCGGACCAGGGAGACGGCCGGTGCGCACCTCTCGCGCGGCGCCCGGAAGGTCCTGATCACGGCTCCCGGCAAGGACGTCGACGCCACGATCGTCCTCGGTGTCAACGAGGACACCTACGACCCGGCCACGCACCACGTGGTGTCCAACGCCTCCTGCACCACCAACTGCGTGGCGCCGATGGCTTCCGTGCTGCACGAGGCGTTCGGCATCCGCGAAGGTCTGATGACCACCATCCACGCCTACACCAACGACCAGTCCATTTTGGACCGCCCACACAAGGACCCTCGACGGGCCCGGTCCGCGGCGGTCAACATGATCCCCACCTCGACGGGTGCGGCGAAGGCGGTCGGCCTGGTCATCCCGGCGCTGGCCGGGCGGCTCGACGGGTCGGCGGTCCGCGTCCCGGTCGAGGACGGTTCGCTGACCGACCTCACCGTCGTGCTGGAGCACCCGGCGACCGCGGCGGAGGTCAACCGGGCGTTCGCCGAGGCCGCCGACGGCCGGCTCAAGGACGTCCTCGTCTACAGCACCGCGCCGTTGGTGTCGCGCGACATCATCGGCAACCCGGCGTCGTGCGTGTTCGACTCGCAGCTCACCAAGTCGACCGGCGGCACCGTCAAGGTGTTCGGCTGGTACGACAACGAGTGGGGTTATGCCAACCGCACCCTCGACCTGTGCGACCTCGTGGCCGCGTCGCTGCCGTGA
- a CDS encoding acylphosphatase, which yields MAKAVERIEVRGTVQGVGFRPHLHRVASAPGIDGDVRDVDGRVVITAAGEPGEPAAFREQGARGRRPRRWWSGSTCAGCRCRRVSRSSRVAPASTSVPAPCRPTSRPAGPA from the coding sequence ATGGCGAAGGCCGTGGAGCGGATCGAGGTGCGCGGAACGGTGCAGGGCGTCGGTTTCCGGCCGCACCTGCACCGCGTCGCCTCGGCGCCGGGGATCGACGGCGACGTGCGCGACGTCGACGGCCGGGTGGTGATCACCGCGGCGGGCGAGCCGGGCGAGCCGGCCGCCTTCCGCGAACAAGGTGCGCGCGGTCGCCGGCCGCGGCGGTGGTGGAGCGGATCGACGTGTGCCGGCTGCCGGTGTCGGCGGGTTTCGCGGTCCTCGCGAGTCGCGCCGGCGAGCACTTCGGTGCCCGCACCGTGCCGCCCGACATCGCGACCTGCGGGCCCTGCCTGA
- a CDS encoding SRPBCC family protein yields the protein MPAARRTAALALALVAVLGVAAPPAQAGRGPVTCQGQGVDPDAEARHRAETLVHAPLRTVWNLHTDVESWPSWQRPAAPMTIERLDPGPLRARSRFRATVDLPFPPTAQIVITSTVRQIRHHRCVRWTGPADGPGYHIDGTHVWTFTPTRTGVLVRTEETHTGPQADPNSDMGLDTWLADLKAAAEAHP from the coding sequence ATGCCCGCTGCCCGTCGCACCGCCGCACTGGCACTCGCGCTCGTCGCCGTCCTCGGCGTCGCCGCTCCGCCTGCCCAAGCCGGTCGTGGTCCGGTGACCTGCCAAGGGCAGGGCGTCGACCCGGACGCCGAAGCCCGCCACCGGGCCGAGACCCTCGTCCACGCGCCGTTGCGCACCGTCTGGAACCTGCACACCGACGTGGAATCCTGGCCCTCCTGGCAGCGGCCCGCGGCACCCATGACCATCGAACGCCTCGACCCCGGTCCACTGCGCGCCCGCTCCCGATTCCGCGCCACCGTCGATCTGCCCTTCCCGCCCACCGCCCAGATCGTCATCACCTCGACCGTCCGGCAGATCCGACACCACCGGTGCGTCCGCTGGACCGGACCCGCCGACGGGCCCGGCTACCACATCGACGGCACCCACGTCTGGACCTTCACGCCCACCCGCACCGGCGTCCTGGTCCGCACCGAGGAGACCCACACCGGACCCCAAGCCGACCCGAACTCCGACATGGGACTCGACACCTGGCTCGCCGACCTCAAGGCCGCCGCCGAAGCCCACCCGTGA
- a CDS encoding WD40 repeat domain-containing protein — MEIWDITDMTAPRHIADIPVAKGDMPGLVYFVDDRHVAVVGSDGVLTVWDLTSPREPRRGTKTAFHHGLVDYAAFSPDRRTAIGVGDNGEIKFWDVMPDYALRQRARFTYPVQILGRSDIPRRRVPHAIRDNPEGDFHSVRWFPDPEDAATAVCAVDSARLTEPDWRRHFGDVPFRALCG; from the coding sequence GTGGAGATCTGGGACATCACCGACATGACGGCACCGCGGCACATCGCCGACATTCCCGTAGCCAAAGGGGACATGCCGGGCCTGGTCTACTTCGTCGACGACCGCCACGTCGCCGTCGTGGGTTCGGACGGGGTGCTCACGGTGTGGGACCTGACCTCGCCGCGAGAGCCTCGGCGCGGCACGAAGACCGCGTTCCACCACGGCTTGGTCGACTACGCGGCATTCAGTCCCGACCGGCGCACCGCCATCGGCGTCGGGGACAACGGTGAGATCAAGTTCTGGGACGTCATGCCCGACTACGCCCTACGTCAGCGAGCCCGGTTCACCTATCCCGTCCAAATTCTTGGCCGATCCGACATTCCGCGGCGACGGGTCCCCCACGCGATCCGTGACAACCCTGAAGGCGACTTCCACTCGGTGCGGTGGTTTCCAGACCCTGAAGACGCCGCCACCGCTGTCTGCGCGGTCGATTCGGCACGCCTCACTGAACCCGACTGGCGACGGCACTTCGGCGATGTCCCCTTCCGCGCTCTCTGCGGATGA
- a CDS encoding HypE family hydrogenase expression/formation protein, with protein MPPSPAAPVVLSRRRDDADLPPSVAPGSAESGLFLPYRPPHHPLLAEPARRRGAADGLCVTTTGVGLPIGDAQPSAAGRVGDVVLLSGPIGAHGTAILGTREGLGFEAESESDGRPLDGLVAAVVRAVGRDLHVPRDPTRGGLTGALDELAEASRVAVEIVADDVPVPRPVAAACEPLDLDPPHVADEGCLVAFVPPGGADAAPRSVAAGTRACVIGRVTDGPAGRVTARTGIGSTRIVDVLVGEQLPRIC; from the coding sequence GTGCCGCCCTCCCCTGCCGCACCGGTGGTGCTGTCGCGCCGACGGGACGACGCCGATCTCCCACCCTCCGTCGCGCCCGGTTCGGCGGAGTCCGGGCTCTTCCTCCCGTACAGGCCGCCGCACCACCCGCTGCTCGCCGAACCGGCCCGCCGCCGGGGCGCGGCGGACGGGCTGTGCGTAACGACGACGGGTGTCGGTCTGCCGATAGGCGACGCGCAGCCGTCCGCCGCCGGCCGGGTCGGCGACGTGGTGCTGCTGTCGGGGCCGATCGGCGCGCACGGCACCGCGATCCTCGGCACGCGGGAGGGGCTGGGCTTCGAGGCGGAGAGCGAGTCCGACGGCCGGCCGCTCGACGGCCTGGTGGCGGCGGTGGTCCGCGCGGTCGGCCGGGACCTGCACGTGCCGCGCGACCCCACCCGGGGCGGGTTGACCGGTGCGCTCGACGAGTTGGCGGAGGCGTCCCGTGTCGCCGTCGAGATCGTGGCGGACGACGTGCCCGTACCGCGCCCGGTCGCGGCGGCGTGCGAACCGCTGGACCTGGACCCGCCGCACGTGGCCGACGAAGGCTGCCTGGTCGCGTTCGTCCCGCCCGGTGGTGCCGACGCGGCACCGCGGTCGGTGGCCGCGGGTACGCGGGCATGCGTGATCGGCCGGGTCACCGACGGCCCGGCGGGACGCGTCACCGCGCGCACCGGCATCGGCTCCACCCGGATCGTGGACGTCCTCGTCGGTGAACAGCTCCCCCGGATCTGTTGA
- a CDS encoding DUF6069 family protein, with the protein MTPRQDGDEPRRVEPTGRFELESPAEDTGRTPSNRYSAGLLWAGGAATAFVAGLLAVVGILAARGLLDIAVLAPKEDGAWGGADTLTYTLVVAGGALAATGLLQLLLSTTPDAVHFFTWIVLLLTAITAVLPLSLEVDTGSRVATATLNVLIGITIAVSLRDVARRSRR; encoded by the coding sequence GTGACACCACGACAGGACGGCGACGAGCCCCGTCGCGTCGAGCCCACCGGACGGTTCGAGCTGGAATCGCCGGCGGAGGACACCGGTAGGACGCCGTCGAACCGCTACTCCGCCGGCCTGCTGTGGGCGGGTGGCGCCGCCACCGCGTTCGTCGCGGGACTGCTCGCCGTCGTCGGCATCCTGGCCGCGCGCGGCCTGCTCGACATCGCCGTGCTCGCGCCGAAGGAGGACGGTGCCTGGGGCGGCGCGGACACCCTCACCTACACGCTGGTCGTGGCGGGCGGTGCCTTGGCGGCGACCGGTCTGCTCCAGCTCCTGCTGTCCACGACACCGGACGCGGTCCACTTCTTCACCTGGATCGTCCTGCTGCTGACGGCGATCACGGCGGTCCTGCCCCTCAGCCTGGAAGTCGACACCGGCAGTCGCGTGGCCACCGCGACCCTCAACGTCCTGATCGGCATCACGATCGCGGTCTCCCTGCGCGACGTCGCGCGCCGGTCCCGCCGCTGA
- a CDS encoding hydrogenase maturation protease, which produces MNAVVVGVGNEFRQDDAVGPVVARALARHGVRAEITDGDPVRLMEAWDGEDLVIVVDAMRGLPGTLHRSPSAAPPRRPTARTASESRKPSNRPPPSTSSRADW; this is translated from the coding sequence GTGAACGCGGTGGTCGTGGGCGTGGGCAACGAGTTCCGCCAGGACGATGCCGTCGGACCGGTCGTGGCCCGCGCACTCGCCCGACATGGGGTGCGGGCCGAGATCACCGACGGCGACCCGGTGCGGCTCATGGAGGCGTGGGACGGCGAGGACCTCGTGATCGTCGTGGACGCCATGCGCGGCCTGCCCGGCACCCTGCACCGTTCTCCTTCGGCGGCACCGCCCAGACGGCCAACGGCTCGCACGGCTTCGGAATCCCGGAAGCCGTCGAACCGGCCACCGCCCTCGACAAGCTCCCGCGCCGACTGGTGA
- a CDS encoding HEAT repeat domain-containing protein: protein MDAIDWAALEHNYGNASDIPDLLRRCADEDADTASEAAEDLFNLLYHQGGWVCSAASAALPFLADLAATAAHHRAGIVGLIDQVAAEAHRVESRFVDDGWQAALDATRHRLLALLDDPDARVRGAATMVAARGIRHPDSVAALRRRWLVETDRVTRWDLAHALGKVHAWHDDDRLRAEVDALIEADDPHLRLAAAHASADPTLAARHVDVLVEAVRHPDAGLWQESAWLGGGPEVVVRATGSLVRDDPAAAAAYVVGLGRSRPVAAVREAWLTLETWHAGIDAIPAFLADHLEHDLPEVRYGAAFAFGCLGVGGHTDRLAALAGDPARRDSRVVSTVGDAAVWALARQGDPRCVTGLTERLTGDRLGFAPAESSHGPGVPTLWLPGIRTVLIPLREHAEHLVDALATRLAAAHDDHVLANSLCRVVQEWGPAAAAALPAVVAVLDDDRIFTQAAKAIGAVGTPVAVDALRRRADEPAAAWALWRTGGEPGPVVDVLTRHEDCALLADLGPLASAAADTVRRLTRSENDWVRVAAAFALWRITDDPTGPAAVLTDIARPLATGDVLPVRIVALKHLADMDIRTEPVAALAQSIADDPRRIAYSGGWQAFTEDETLRTAASRLLGRL, encoded by the coding sequence ATGGACGCGATCGACTGGGCGGCGTTGGAGCACAACTACGGCAACGCCTCCGACATCCCCGACCTGCTGCGTCGTTGCGCCGACGAAGACGCCGACACGGCGTCGGAAGCGGCGGAGGACCTGTTCAACCTGCTCTACCACCAGGGCGGCTGGGTCTGCTCGGCCGCGTCCGCCGCGTTGCCGTTCCTGGCCGACCTCGCGGCCACCGCTGCCCACCACCGGGCCGGGATCGTCGGGTTGATCGACCAGGTGGCCGCGGAAGCCCACCGCGTCGAGAGCCGCTTCGTGGACGACGGTTGGCAGGCCGCGCTGGACGCCACCCGCCACCGCCTGCTCGCCCTGCTCGACGACCCCGACGCGAGAGTGCGCGGGGCAGCGACCATGGTGGCCGCCCGCGGCATCCGGCACCCCGACTCGGTGGCGGCGTTGCGTCGGCGTTGGCTGGTCGAGACGGACCGGGTGACGCGGTGGGACCTCGCGCACGCGCTCGGGAAAGTCCACGCGTGGCACGACGACGACCGGCTGCGGGCCGAAGTGGACGCGCTGATCGAGGCCGACGACCCGCACCTGCGGCTGGCCGCCGCCCACGCGTCGGCCGACCCGACCCTGGCGGCACGACACGTCGACGTGCTCGTCGAGGCCGTGCGACACCCGGACGCCGGACTGTGGCAGGAGTCCGCGTGGCTCGGCGGCGGTCCCGAAGTGGTCGTCCGGGCCACGGGAAGCCTGGTGCGCGACGACCCGGCCGCCGCGGCCGCCTACGTCGTCGGGCTCGGCCGCAGCCGTCCCGTCGCCGCGGTGCGGGAAGCGTGGCTGACCCTGGAGACGTGGCACGCCGGGATCGACGCGATCCCAGCGTTCCTCGCCGACCACCTGGAGCACGACCTCCCCGAGGTCCGCTACGGCGCGGCGTTCGCGTTCGGCTGTCTGGGCGTCGGCGGACACACGGACCGGCTCGCGGCACTGGCCGGAGATCCGGCGCGACGCGACTCGCGGGTGGTGAGCACCGTCGGCGACGCGGCCGTCTGGGCACTGGCACGCCAGGGCGATCCGCGCTGCGTCACCGGCCTGACCGAACGCCTGACCGGCGACCGGCTCGGGTTCGCGCCGGCCGAAAGCAGCCACGGTCCGGGCGTACCCACGCTGTGGCTGCCCGGAATCCGCACCGTGCTCATCCCGTTGCGCGAACACGCCGAGCACCTCGTCGACGCGCTGGCCACCCGGCTCGCGGCGGCCCACGACGACCACGTACTCGCGAACTCCCTGTGCCGCGTGGTCCAGGAATGGGGACCGGCCGCGGCAGCGGCACTGCCCGCCGTCGTCGCCGTGCTGGACGACGACCGGATCTTCACCCAAGCCGCCAAGGCGATCGGGGCCGTGGGCACACCGGTGGCGGTCGACGCACTCCGGCGCAGAGCCGACGAACCGGCCGCCGCGTGGGCGTTGTGGCGCACCGGCGGCGAACCAGGACCGGTGGTCGACGTGCTGACCCGTCACGAGGATTGTGCCCTCTTGGCGGACCTCGGCCCCCTGGCCTCGGCCGCCGCGGACACGGTTCGCCGACTCACCCGCTCCGAGAACGACTGGGTTCGCGTAGCGGCGGCGTTCGCGTTGTGGCGCATCACCGACGACCCGACCGGACCCGCCGCGGTACTGACCGACATCGCTCGACCACTCGCGACCGGCGACGTCCTGCCTGTGCGGATCGTCGCGCTGAAGCACTTGGCGGACATGGACATCCGGACCGAACCCGTCGCCGCCTTGGCACAGTCCATCGCCGACGACCCGCGCCGCATCGCGTACTCCGGTGGTTGGCAGGCGTTCACCGAGGACGAGACCCTCCGCACCGCCGCGTCCCGATTGCTCGGGCGGCTTTGA
- a CDS encoding NB-ARC domain-containing protein has product MDQPGNDGARRNDATHNDVDNDVDGTVGAVVQAGPVQGGIVVNNYGRVPVGPPDELPPPPSGFVNRVRELAALDGAAGVAVVTGLAGVGKSALVHEWADRQAGRFPDGKLYVDFAALRTPGGTAVADGLAGCLRSLGVDHRQLPTTLAALVALYRTKTAGGRRLVVLDDVSEAAHVSPFLTRASGSVVVATSNERLVELTLDGAATLELGPLTPDDSVLLLRALCTDGRIDADPVAARALARRCAGLPVALRVAAGRLLSRRFLTVAGLADELADDARGLDALAYGGEHRLSTVFDNSYRDLDPAAAALYRRLGLLPVRDFPLDVIRLADPTGDSLERLVRANLLDEVDQDRYAFHRLVALHARERARDEDGADVWLRRVLEYYLDVVRQADWVVMGNRLRITPGKPGESRFVDRAQALDRLAAERANLLALLREAATHGYDDVAWQLAEGLTALYFNRRHLEDWVESADLGAAAARRVDNPAAEARLRSVVSRAYTELDHPDRAGEELRVARELAERSGHAVLIASVWEFTGRHLDRVDPAAAVEAYRTALARNLEAGERRGAALAKYFLGAALHAAGRPDEALLVEAYDELASDERMAARVSVTLGALRADAGRLDEARADLEAAVRVLNGAGLTHYEAQALPVLADVLERLGLVDEARERLRRLIVIREDAGLPVDDLKARLGQ; this is encoded by the coding sequence ATGGACCAGCCGGGGAACGACGGGGCACGGCGGAACGACGCCACCCACAACGACGTCGACAACGACGTCGACGGCACCGTCGGCGCGGTCGTGCAGGCCGGTCCGGTCCAGGGCGGCATCGTGGTCAACAACTACGGCCGGGTGCCGGTCGGACCGCCGGACGAACTGCCCCCGCCACCGTCGGGGTTCGTCAACCGCGTGCGCGAGCTGGCCGCCCTCGACGGCGCCGCCGGTGTCGCGGTGGTGACCGGACTGGCCGGTGTCGGCAAGAGCGCGCTGGTCCACGAATGGGCCGATCGCCAGGCCGGGCGGTTTCCGGACGGCAAGCTGTACGTGGACTTCGCCGCGTTGCGCACGCCCGGCGGTACGGCCGTCGCCGACGGTCTCGCCGGCTGCCTGCGGTCGCTCGGCGTCGACCACCGGCAGCTGCCCACGACGCTCGCGGCCCTGGTCGCCCTCTACCGCACCAAGACGGCGGGCGGTCGGCGCCTGGTCGTGCTCGACGACGTGTCCGAAGCCGCGCACGTGTCGCCGTTCCTCACCCGCGCGTCCGGGTCGGTCGTGGTGGCGACCAGCAACGAACGGCTCGTGGAACTGACCCTGGACGGCGCGGCCACCCTGGAACTCGGCCCGTTGACGCCCGACGACTCGGTGCTCCTGCTGCGCGCACTGTGCACCGACGGCCGGATCGACGCCGACCCGGTCGCCGCGCGGGCGTTGGCGCGGCGGTGCGCCGGACTGCCCGTCGCGCTGCGGGTGGCGGCGGGACGGCTGCTGTCCCGGCGGTTCCTGACCGTCGCCGGACTGGCCGACGAGCTGGCGGACGACGCGCGGGGGCTGGATGCCCTGGCGTACGGAGGGGAGCACCGCTTGTCCACCGTGTTCGACAACTCCTACCGCGACCTCGACCCCGCCGCCGCGGCCCTGTACCGGCGGCTGGGCCTGTTGCCGGTGCGCGACTTCCCGCTCGACGTGATCCGGCTCGCCGATCCGACGGGGGACTCGCTGGAGCGGTTGGTCCGGGCCAACCTGCTGGACGAGGTCGATCAGGATCGCTACGCGTTCCACCGCCTTGTCGCCCTGCACGCCCGCGAACGCGCGCGGGACGAGGACGGGGCCGACGTGTGGCTGCGGCGAGTGCTGGAGTACTACCTCGACGTCGTGCGCCAAGCGGACTGGGTGGTGATGGGGAACCGACTGCGGATCACGCCGGGCAAGCCGGGCGAGTCGCGGTTCGTCGACCGTGCGCAGGCCCTGGACCGGCTGGCCGCCGAGCGGGCGAATCTGCTCGCGTTGCTGCGGGAAGCGGCCACGCACGGGTACGACGACGTGGCGTGGCAGCTCGCCGAAGGCCTCACCGCGCTCTACTTCAACCGACGCCACCTGGAGGACTGGGTCGAGTCGGCCGACCTCGGCGCGGCGGCGGCCCGGCGGGTGGACAACCCGGCGGCCGAGGCCCGGCTGCGCAGCGTGGTGTCCCGTGCCTACACGGAACTCGACCACCCGGACCGGGCGGGCGAGGAGCTGCGGGTCGCCCGGGAACTCGCCGAGCGCAGCGGCCACGCGGTGCTCATCGCCTCGGTGTGGGAGTTCACCGGCCGCCACCTCGACCGGGTCGACCCGGCCGCGGCGGTCGAGGCGTACCGCACCGCGTTGGCCCGCAACCTGGAGGCGGGGGAGCGGCGTGGCGCGGCCCTGGCCAAGTACTTCCTGGGTGCCGCGCTGCACGCGGCCGGCCGGCCCGACGAAGCCCTGCTGGTCGAGGCGTACGACGAACTCGCGTCGGACGAGCGCATGGCCGCGCGGGTGTCGGTCACGTTGGGTGCCCTGCGCGCGGACGCCGGTCGGCTCGACGAGGCCCGTGCCGATCTCGAAGCCGCGGTCCGCGTGCTGAACGGGGCGGGCTTGACGCACTACGAGGCGCAGGCGCTGCCGGTCCTGGCGGACGTGTTGGAGCGGCTTGGCCTGGTCGACGAGGCCCGCGAACGCCTTCGCCGGTTGATCGTCATCCGGGAGGACGCCGGACTTCCCGTCGACGACCTGAAGGCCCGGCTCGGTCAGTAG